The segment AGTTCAGTTACTCGATTTTGAAGTGACACAATTTCTTCAGCCATTTGTGTCAAAATAAATGAAATTTGCTGCTCAAAGCTTTGGTTGTCAGTAGATAAAGTGCTTGTGCCAGCCTCATTACTCTCTGTTAGATCAGTTTCATTGACAGATAATTTGCTGTGAGGGTGTTCAACCTCTTCATCAGACTGTGCTGTGAATTCAGGGGAGAAAGATTGCTCAGGGGTAGCCTCAAATAGAGAGGGATCTATAAAACTCAGTATCTCAAAAAGCTCTGCTTTATCAACATCTGGTGACAAGCTATACATTAATGTGGGCTTGTGTTTTTTTTCAGTCCCAGGTACGTAAGAACAATGGAAAAGACCTATCTCGGCTATATCTTTTGCGTGTCCACTGATTGTCCCTCGGTGAAGACCGGTTGCCTCCGATATTTCTGAAGCCAACAAGGGAGATGGTGATTTAGAAACGATGAAAAGCGTTTTAATTGCACTCTTTGGTTGAATTAATGCAAGTTTCTGCTTTAATGAAGTAGGCATTTCTGGATTCTCTAGAGAAAAGGGTTCTCGGCTGGGGGTATCAAGTAAAGCATCTTTGCCTCCAGTGCCTCTACCTCTTTCATCAAAATCCTTTAAAGGCAGTTGTTGACTACCGAAAGGATGATCGCCTATAATATAGCTATCCAAGGTTAAACTCCTTATAAAACAATACGTTTCCAGATTTGAATGTGAGCAATAAAACAGTTGGCGCTGTTTTTCATCAATTCAAACCTAGAAATTCAAGAAAAAATAGTCAGCCGACATTCGAGAAAAATACTGGCTGGCTATTTTTTTATAACACAAGACATTATTGAATTGCAATAGCCTTATCGTCTTTCTCATGAAAAGAAATAGAGCTAGAAAGTAAGTTGATATACCATGTTGTAATTATACAGTGCTTATTGTTTATCATCCTGGCGACATTTTCTTCGAGAGAGACGCTAAACCTCTTCTAATCATTGATATTTCGTAACTTTTTTAGCGCATCCATAGGATGCCTCTCAAGCATTTGACTAAATGGTATCCATTCTTCTTCGTTAGTCAAAATATGCAGCACCTTCTCAATCCTCATGGAAGCACTGGCCAGTTTAAGGGACTTCGCTAACGGAAACCATTCATTAAAGATTTCTATTTCTGTTTTTTCATTATAATTCTGATTAGAGTCCCAACGATTTTTGATGGCAGCAACTAAAAAACCAGCCATATTTGGAACTTCATTCCTGGATAACGCTACTTTAAGAGTGGCAATAGCTCTAAGCGTTGTTTCGCTGGGGACAGACTTAATCACCTTTTGCAATGTGGAATTCATCGGAATACCCAATACTTCTAGCTCATTTTTGATAGTGTCGTTAATTACACCTACCGACTTTTTGGCTGAAAGATTTAAAATATTCGGAGTTTCAGGTGATGAACTTTTAGGTGACTGAGACTGGCGTAACTCTAGTTCATCTCTCAGATGCAAGTTTTCTTTTTCCAAAAAGTCTACTCTGTGTTCCAACTCCGAGACTGATAAAATTCGCCCATAGGCAACTTCGAGTTGATCTCTTAGTCCCCTGTTTTCAGCTTCAATCCTTTGCAGCCTGTCTTTTAGGGTTTGATATTTCGCCTTCCAAGAGGATTCAGAAGTTCTTTCCTGTGGTGGCAATTTCTTCTCATCCAAACACTGTTCTCTCAGGGATTGGATTCGCTCCTTAATTTCTGGCTCCTTGTAAAGCCAAGCTTTGCTAACGTCAGCAGCTTCGGCTACGGTGTTAAAGTTGATTTTTTTCTTATCCTTAATCAACTGCTGGATAGCTTTATCGGTTCTGGCTTTAGCTTCATCCCTTTTCTTGATGGCATTCTCCTTCAATCCATCAGTATTCCTTTCATGCTTCATTTTCCGCCTCCTCCAGTGCAGTGATGATGCGCTCCAAATTTTCTTTAACAGGCAAGTTTTCCTTAAGAATCTCCCTAGACCTCCTGCTATCTTGATTTTCGTATGCCCACTCAACTATGTTGGTAGTACGCTCTAGATGGTCTTTGTGCTTATCCAAATATCGAGTATCAGTTTTAAAGTGAGTACAACTTAAACACTTGTTAGCCCCATAAGGGCAAACACCTTGAACAATAGGCAAGCCACATAATCCATTAGGAAGGGCTTGAGCTAGGATATTCTTTCTCATCCACTGCTCATCTATACTGTTTGGATCAATTCCTTCTGTCATTTCAGCTTTGACATTATCCGGCTCTACTACCTTGCCAGTTACGTCAACCATCCTGTGCTTAAACTTTGCAAATTCTTCTTTTAATGTTTGATCGTGAATATGTGCATAAACACTAGTCATTTCCGGTGTCTCATGCCCTAAAAAACGTTGAATAATATGCTGAGGAACACCAAGATTAATCATCCGAGTACCAACTGTGTGACGGAATTGGTGTGCTTGGAATCGCCAAGGTGTGCCTGATTTATCACAAATATTGCAATCGTAAGCTAGTTGGTTGATTACTTTAGAAAATACTCCCTGTTTTATAGCCTCTTTTTTGTGCGAATGATATG is part of the Anabaena sphaerica FACHB-251 genome and harbors:
- a CDS encoding DUF6262 family protein, with product MKHERNTDGLKENAIKKRDEAKARTDKAIQQLIKDKKKINFNTVAEAADVSKAWLYKEPEIKERIQSLREQCLDEKKLPPQERTSESSWKAKYQTLKDRLQRIEAENRGLRDQLEVAYGRILSVSELEHRVDFLEKENLHLRDELELRQSQSPKSSSPETPNILNLSAKKSVGVINDTIKNELEVLGIPMNSTLQKVIKSVPSETTLRAIATLKVALSRNEVPNMAGFLVAAIKNRWDSNQNYNEKTEIEIFNEWFPLAKSLKLASASMRIEKVLHILTNEEEWIPFSQMLERHPMDALKKLRNIND